The Leptospira saintgironsiae genome contains the following window.
CAGATTAACTGATTCTTTAAGAGAATTTGGAATGTATACCAACATTGGAATGGCAACAGTTTCTACGTAATTGCTATCAATATGCCCTAGATAATCATGTTCAAAAAGAGATTCTCCATGATCAGAAGTGAAGATCACTACAGTATTCTCTAAGAAACCTTCTTTTTTGAGATAAGCGTAAACTTCTTCCAGAAGACCGTCCATATGACGAACAGAGTTATCATATTGGTCTGGAACTGAATCTACTGCAAAGACCTTCGATTCTTCTGGGACTATGTATGGAAAATGATTCGTATTGAAGTGTAAAACTCCCGCGAATCTTTTACCCGAGGTTTTAAATCCTGTAAGATATCTTTTGAATTCTTTTACAGTTTCTCTATCATCTATCCCGATATCGTTAAATACTTTTAAGCCGCTTTTTTCTTTATCCCAAAGGAAATCGATCCCTGAGTTTTTGAAAAACCCTTCGAAGTTATTCCACTGAAGGTTATGGCTCGTAATATAGAATGTAGAAAGCCCGGCAGATTTTCCATACTCCCAGAATAATGGATAAGTATGAGTCATCGGAACAGGTTGAGAAGGAGATACTCCAGTTAAAATACTCGGAAAAGATAGAAGAGTAGAACTGGAATTTGAATATGCTTTCTTAAATAAGAAGTATTGGCTGCGGTCCGCTGTCTGAGCAAATTTAGACATGAAAGGAGTGGTGTTTCTTTCGTAACCGTAAACTCCTAAACTTCCTTTTCTCAAACTTTCTGTTACTACAAACAGAACATTGAATCCAGGATTAGAAACGATCTGAGGAAGTCTAGGTTTGTTCCTAGATTGTAAACCGGCAGATCCTAAACTATCTCCTGTTAGATGATTGTATAAGTTTCTCCAAACGAATGCGACCGTGTTTGTATCAGAAACATATACTTGGTCATTAAACCTAGTATTATTATGTAAGAATCCGCTGATCGCTAAAAATACGATGACTACTCCAATCCTTACTGGAGTTTGGAATTTGTACTTTAAAGGTTCCTTAATAGTTGTGAACCAAAGAGAAGCACCTAACACGATAAAGGATAAAAGTCCAAAAACTAAAGAGGATTTAGTAAATCCACCTTCTACGATTGTCCAACTGTTTAATGGTTCATGGAATATAAAAGAAAACACGAAAAAGTTAGGCATGATCCCGGTATACGCATAGTATCCGTAAGAACCTAATAGTGTTCCGACATAAAAAGATAAAATCAGAGCAAATACGATATAGTACGCTATTTTAGATTTTCGCTGGTATAATATTCTGAGAAGAATGATCGCTGCAGAATATAGAATTACTGAATAAATGAATGAGAGAAGATAAAACGCCCACTGTAAGGGTTTGAATGTAGGTAAAATTTCATCTCTGACAATGATGTCCGAAATTAGTATTACTGCAGGCAGGACCCAAACTGAATAACGGGAGAATAGCTCTAATATATTTTTTTTATTTATGGTTCCCATCTTTATCCAAAATTCCTAAGGACATGTAATTCGTCAATTACACCAAGTATATCATACCTTCTCAATGACTAAAAAGAAAGTTATAAAAAATGAATATTAGACCGATGTTCAGTCGTGATTGAGATCGATTCTAATTTATTCTTCTAAATTTTAAATTGAACGAATCCAATAAAAAAATTTGGACGATTCAATCTCAATCGAATACGAGGAGTTAGACGTTCTTTGTAAATAGATGGTTAAGTTTTTTTGAAAGTGTATACAGCATGAGATTATAAGTTTTGGAACATTGGAAATAAATTATTTCATA
Protein-coding sequences here:
- a CDS encoding phosphoethanolamine transferase, with protein sequence MGTINKKNILELFSRYSVWVLPAVILISDIIVRDEILPTFKPLQWAFYLLSFIYSVILYSAAIILLRILYQRKSKIAYYIVFALILSFYVGTLLGSYGYYAYTGIMPNFFVFSFIFHEPLNSWTIVEGGFTKSSLVFGLLSFIVLGASLWFTTIKEPLKYKFQTPVRIGVVIVFLAISGFLHNNTRFNDQVYVSDTNTVAFVWRNLYNHLTGDSLGSAGLQSRNKPRLPQIVSNPGFNVLFVVTESLRKGSLGVYGYERNTTPFMSKFAQTADRSQYFLFKKAYSNSSSTLLSFPSILTGVSPSQPVPMTHTYPLFWEYGKSAGLSTFYITSHNLQWNNFEGFFKNSGIDFLWDKEKSGLKVFNDIGIDDRETVKEFKRYLTGFKTSGKRFAGVLHFNTNHFPYIVPEESKVFAVDSVPDQYDNSVRHMDGLLEEVYAYLKKEGFLENTVVIFTSDHGESLFEHDYLGHIDSNYVETVAIPMLVYIPNSLKESVNLQAIRRNTERPVANTDLIPTFIDILNLENNPAVKRYSTNLEGKSLLRDIYGDRRIIITNNNEISLYKVGISYIKGNYHYIMNLNSNPSKERLFDLSKDPKELKDLWAEASEENRIHFREVVKDCGVCVELFTSQGLQYQTSEENLETAELKRSSTKPAAF